In Poecilia reticulata strain Guanapo linkage group LG1, Guppy_female_1.0+MT, whole genome shotgun sequence, one genomic interval encodes:
- the percc1 gene encoding uncharacterized protein percc1, with amino-acid sequence MATGVIRNFHIQVPAPAYFHTFLHSPYKKDEGCQMRKKPQEREDEEDQDEEEEEEEEEEEEECLDQFIVNPAQNVLDVTSQLLRFADLISHDVQRYFGRSSADQETCDIYDDSVSVVSSGRLRYYDDLLRIAGVGTPEEQVNGVVAPDNNPRCSGLGPLADLFNHRGLGRLRVQPMINRHLPLSFWTEPVPLCPLVGFSSTPNITHTSSSSPGQTSDRHTHYNPLMQHGMTGTEPDFSDLLAYWDPHPELTHTLMDDTHVELNTQ; translated from the coding sequence ATGGCCACAGGAGTTATCAGGAACTTCCACATTCAGGTCCCGGCTCCTGCCTACTTCCACACTTTCTTGCACTCTCCATACAAGAAGGATGAGGGTTGTCAGATGAGGAAGAAGCCACAGGAAcgagaagatgaagaagatcaagacgaagaggaggaggaggaagaagaagaagaagaagaagaatgctTGGATCAGTTCATTGTGAATCCTGCTCAGAATGTTCTGGATGTGACCAGTCAGTTGTTGAGGTTCGCTGACCTCATCAGTCATGACGTCCAGCGGTATTTCGGCCGTTCCTCTGCGGATCAAGAAACTTGTGACATCTATGATGACTCTGTCTCCGTGGTGAGTAGTGGCCGGCTGCGTTACTATGACGACCTGCTGAGGATCGCAGGTGTGGGGACTCCAGAGGAGCAGGTGAATGGTGTGGTGGCTCCAGATAACAACCCAAGATGCAGCGGTTTAGGGCCCCTGGCTGACCTGTTCAACCACAGAGGCCTGGGTCGACTCAGGGTCCAGCCAATGATCAACAGGCACCTCCCACTAAGTTTCTGGACTGAGCCAGTCCCTCTTTGCCCTCTGGTTGGCTTCAGCAGCACACCTAACATCACACACACTAGCAGCAGCTCACCTGGACAGACCAGcgacagacacacacattacaACCCGCTGATGCAGCACGGCATGACCGGCACGGAGCCAGACTTCAGTGACCTGCTGGCCTACTGGGACCCACACCCAGAGTTGACTCACACACTGATGGACGACACACACGTAGAATTAAACACACAGTAG